A single genomic interval of Daucus carota subsp. sativus chromosome 1, DH1 v3.0, whole genome shotgun sequence harbors:
- the LOC108213538 gene encoding early nodulin-93, with protein sequence MGIPSEMRDAWAAKRKNPFFIASPSEDQRLINSRNCTQEGVRAGAKAASIACVVSAVPTLTACRMIPWAKANLNYTAQALIISAASIAAYFITADKTILECARRNAQYGKSA encoded by the exons ATGGGAATTCCATCAGAGATGAGAGACGCTTGGGCTGCCAAAAGAAAAAACCCTTTCTTTATTGCTTCCCCTTCTGAAGACCAGAGGCTTATCAATTCAAGAAATTGCACCCAAG AGGGTGTTCGTGCTGGAGCTAAGGCAGCTTCTATTGCTTGTGTTGTCAGTGCTGTGCCCACA TTGACTGCTTGTCGCATGATACCATGGGCCAAGGCAAACCTCAACTATACTGCTCAGGCTCTCATCATATCTGCTG CATCTATCGCAGCATACTTCATTACCGCTGACAAAACAATTTTGGAATGCGCAAGAAGAAATGCCCAGTATGGGAAGTCAGCTTAG